Within the Gemmatimonadaceae bacterium genome, the region CCGCGCGATGCAGGCGCGTTATTCCCTGGCCGCAGGCAACTACGATGCGACCCTCGGCTTCGCCAACGAGGTTCCGGCCACGGCCAGCTCGGTCATCACGTTTGCCGGCGCCGACATCAATGCGCTCCGCGATCTGTTCCACGGCTCGAAATACTTCGGCGTCATCTCCACCTATAGAACGAACGCCGAGCCCGGCGACACGCGGGTGGACAAGTTCACCAGGACGACCGCGTTCGCGCCGCTCGGCGGAGCGTCGATGTTCGAGACGAACATCTACCTCACCGACGCGGATCCGATTCCCGTGTTCTCGCAGGACGAGCTGAGCCTCATTCGCGCCGAAGCGCTGGCAAGGCTCAACCGGCTGCCGGAGGCGATCGTGCAGATCAACGTCGTTCGCAACCGCGCGGGACTGCCGTCAAAGACCGCTGCCGGCCTTTCCACCCAGGCAGCGGTGCTCGAGGAGATCTTCACACAACGGACGTATTCGCTCTTCGCGATGGGACTGCGTTGGGCGGATGAGCGCCGTTTCGGGAAGATCGCGCTGGCAAAGGTGCGATATCTTCCTTATCCGTTCACAGTTCGCGCGACCAATCCCGGGACTCCGGCAAACCCCTAGCTCGCGCTTCACTCCTGATGCGGCGTACGCGGCACGCGGGATCCCGTCGCCGACCAACGCGGTCATCAGCCGGGCGGCGCGGGAAAAACACCGGGGTTGCTTATCACGGCGGCGTCCAGTGGGGCTGAGCGGTGAACAGCCCATCAACAAACCCGACCTTGTAGCCGAGGTACGCGCCGAAGGCGAGGCTCACGGCGCCGGACGCAACGCGAATGCCGCGCTGCAGGCCCACGAGCCTCGCTCCCACATAGATCGCGGGCGCGGCGATCGCCAGGGTTACCATGGCCATGCCGGCCATGGTTCCCAGCCCAAACACGCCGAGATAGAGCAGCGCCCACCGCGGGTCGTCAATGAGGGGGAGGATCAGCAGTGCTGCCGCGGCCGAGCCGGCCATGCCGTGTACGACGCCGACCAGAAACGGGCGGAGTTGCGGTACGGCGTCGGCAAGGGGGGCGTGACTTGTGAGATTGAGATAACCGAGGACCATCAGCATCAGCGCAACGCAGAACTCCATTGAGAGTCCGAGGCGCGGGGTGAACGCAAACTTGAAGAGAACTATCGCGCCCCCAACCACGAAGATCGTGAGGGTGTGTCCCAGCCCCCACATCACGCCGATCCGGCTCGAGCGCCAGGTCATTCGCTCACGGTTGACGATGGTGGTGACGGCCACGATGTGGTCCGCATCGGTGGCGTGGCGCATCCCGAGCAGAAGGCTGGCCACGAAGGCAATTGGGAGGCCGTGCATCGCTCAGTCCCCGCGAGCGAGAAGCGACGCGGCGACGGCCGCCTGGCCGAAGCTGATGGCGCCGTCGTTTGGCCCGAGCTGGCGCGGCACGAGCACGCACAGGCCGCGCGCCTCGAGGCGCCGGCGGACGCCGGAGAGGAGTCGCGCGTTCTGGAATGACCCTCCACCCAGCGCCACGATATCGATGCCGGCGCCGTCCGCCACGGCGACGGCGACCTCGGCAGCCGCACTTGCCACGCTCTCGTGGAAACGTGCCGCGAGCAAGCCAGCGTCAACGCCACGTTGGCGTTGCTCGCCGAGTGCGGCGAGCAGAGGAATGGGATCGAGCATGAGAGAGTCGCCGGTTTCGCGCACCGGAAACGTCAATGGTTCGGCCGGCTGCGCGCCGGCGAGTGATTCAAGTTCCATTGCCGCCTGTCCTTCGTAGCTGGCGCGCTGCCGGAGGCCGAGAATGGCGGATGCGGCATCGAAGAGCCGTCCCATCGATGACGCGAGCGGTGCGTTGAGCCGCCGCTCGATCTGGCGCCCGGCAGTGGCTCGGTGGTCGGGCTTGATGCCGCGGAACGCCAACTCGAACGCGTCGGCAACGCCGGGTTCCAATGACAAGTAGCCAAGCGCCACGCGCCACGGTTCGCGCGCCGCAAGGTCGCCGCCGGGGAGTGGCACATACCGCAAGTGCGCCGCGCGCCGGTATCCGTTGAGGTCGGCGACCAATGTCTCGGCGCCCCACACGTGTCCGTCGTCGCCGAGCCCCGTGCCGTCGAAAGCCAGCCCGACCACCGGCGTCGTGACCCCATGCTCGGCCGCCACCGCGGCGATGTGGGCGTGGTGATGCTGCACCGCGATGGTTCTCGACAGTCCGAGGTCCTCGGCCAGGCGGGTCGAGAAGTACCCGGGATGCAGGTCGCGCACGGCAACCTCCGGCGCGATGCGGAAGAGCTGCTCGTAGCGCGCGAGAGCGGCGCGGAAGTGCTCGAGACTCTCGATACTGTCGAGGTCGCCAATGTGAGGGCTCACATGGGCCGCGCTGCCGCGGACCAGCGTGAAGGTGTTCTTGAGGTGGGGCCCAACTGCCAGGAGCGGCCGGGGAGAAGGAACGGGAAGCCTCAGGGTGAGTGGCGCGTAGCCCCTGGCGCGGCGCAACAGCACCGGCACGCCGTCAACGACGCGGGCGACCGAGTCGTCAATGCGCGAGAGGATCTCCCGGTCGTGTAGCAGGAACAGGTCGGCGATGTCGCGCAGTCGGATTCGCGCCTCGGCGTTTCCGATGGCGATCGGCTCGTCGCTGAGGTTGCCGCTGGTCATCACGAGGGGCCGGCCGACGGCCTCGAGCAGCAGGTGGTGGAGCGGCGTGTACGCGATCATCACGCCCACGCGGTCGAGCTGGGGCGATACGGATGGCGCGAGGCGCGAGCGGGCAGCTCGCTCGAGGAGCACCACCGGGCGCTCCGGGCCGCCGAGGAGCCGGGCCTCCTGCGCGGAGACGGCGCCGAGGGCGCGGGCTTCGGCGATGGTCCGGACCATCACGGCGAAGGGTTTGGCATCGCGTTGCTTGCGTTCGCGGAGCCGGCGCACCGCGAAGTCGTCGGTTGCATCGCACGCGAGGTGGAATCCTCCAACGCCGCGAATCGCGATGATCCAGCCGATGCGCAACTGTGTGGCGGCGTCGCGGATGGCCGCGTCGCCCTCCAACAGTGCGATGCCGTCCGCACGAGCGAGCCACACGCGGGGCCCGCACTCGTGACAGGCCACGGTTTCCGCGTGATGGCGACGGTCGGCCGGCGTGCGATACTCGGTGTCACATTCGTCGCAACGCGGAAAGACCGCCATCGAGGTGCGTTCGCGGTCGTAGGGCAGCGAGCGGATGACCGTGTATCGCGGACCGCAATTCGTGCAGGTAATGAACGGGTGCCGAAAGCGGCGATCCGCGGTGTCGAACAGCTCCGCTTCACACTCCGCACATATCGCCAGATCCGGGGTGACCGGGCGGATGCCTTCCGCGTCGGCGCTCTCGACGATTCGGAAGTCGTGCGCGCCGGCCGGCTCCGCCGGGGCGAGCTCCAGGGAATTGATCCGCGCAACAGGCGGCGCCTCCGTTCGCAGCTCCTGCTGAAAGACGTCGAGCTCCTCCGATCCGCCCTCCACGTGAATCTCGACTGTTCCGGCGACGTTGCGCACCCAGCCGGCCAGCGCGTGGCGCGCGGCCAGGCGGTACACGAACGGGCGAAAGCCCACGCCCTGCACAACGCCCGTCACTCGCAGCAACCGCGCGGTGATCGTGGGCGCGGCCGTCATCCGGACGTGCTGACCGGGCGAGCGGAATCGCGCAGGAAGTCGAACCATTCGCCAAGCCCCTGTCCTGTCAGGGCCGACACGCGGAGTACTTCGAGCTCCGGGTTCACGGAAAGCGCGTTGGCGACGGCGCGATCCATGTCGAAGGGAACGTGCGGTAGCAGGTCGGTCTTGGTCATGACCACACGCCGCGCGTTCTCGAACATCTTCGGGTACTTGAGCGGCTTATCCTCGCCCTCGGTGACGGCGAACAGGACGATCATCTCCTTTTCGCCCAGGTCCCAGTTCGCCGGGCAGACGAGGTTGCCGACGTTCTCGATGAAGAGCAGCCGCGTCCGCTCGAGCTCGATCGCGTCGATGGCGGTGAGCACCTGCAGGGCGTCGAGGTGGCAGGCGCCACCGGTGACGACCGCGCTGACGAGGCGCGGGGTGTGCACGGCAAGCCGGTCGGCGTCGTTCTGCGTCTGCACGTCACCCGTGATGACGGCAATGTCCAGCTCCTCACCGAGGGCGCCGAGCGTGCGCTCGAGCAGCGTCGTCTTCCCCGCACCGGGCGACGAGACGAGGTTGATCGCCGTCACGCCATGTCCGGCGAGGCGCAAGCGCACCTCCGCCGCAATCTCGTTGTTGCGCGCCATCACACGCTCGCGAACTTCAATCGTCCGGACGGCCATCGTCGACCTCCAGGTATGCCACGCGCAGCACGTCGCCGGCGCAGCGGACGATGTGCGGCTTCGCTCCGGCGAAGGGCGGAGTGGCGAACACGGCTTCGAGGCAGAACTCGAGACTCGAGGGCTCGACGCCGGCGCTGTCGCCGACGTCGACGGCGACGGTCACGAGTTGCGGAGCCGCATCGCCCAGCTTCGCTTCGGCGATGCGGCCAATTTCCATCGCGAGGCTCATCTCATGCACGACGCCGCCGGCTCGCGCGGCTCGCAGCGATGCCCCCATTGCACCAGGCGGGCGATCACGACGCCGACCGCGGTCTCCACGGCGCGATCCACCGCCGGGCTGAGCTCGAGGCCCATTTGCACCGACTGGGGCTGCACGCCGATTGCGACCGTCTCCGCCGGAAGCTTGCCGCGCCACTCGGCGACCGCGAGGACGTCACGCAGGTCCACCTGATGCGGCGAAAGCTTTCGGGTGAGGTAGATCGGCAGCCGGTCGCGCTCGAGCACCACGACCTCACCGGGCGTGGCGCCGGCGGCGATGGCGTCAAGCAGCACCAGGCGTTCGGCGTCCTCGATGAGCGGGAGGAGGGACATTCCCCAGGTGCCACCGTCGGCCAGCTCGACGCCTTCCAGCGTCCACTCGTCGCGAAGGCGCGCGAGCGCCACGAGGCCGAAACCGTCATCGCCCATCAGCGGATTCCCAAGACCGATCACCGCGCTGCCGCTCATGCCTCCTTCTTCGGATTTGGGTGCTCGGGCGTCGGCCACTGATGCGCCGGCACCTGGTTGATGTCGTAGTCCTCGTAGGGCTCGTCGGTGGAGATGTAGCGGCCGCCGGTGATGATCGACGACACCCTGCCTACGCGCTCGACGTAGTCGGAGCGGATCGTGAAGTAGACGTGTATCACCACGTAGATGATGAAGGCCCAGGCGAGCACGTGATGAAGGAGCCGCACGCGCTGGAGCCCGCCGAGCAGCAGCGGCACCCATGCGAAGGCGCGGAAGATGATTCCGCCCGGATTCGATTGTCCGTACATGGTGCTCCCGGTCACGACCATCACAAGCGCCATGAAGTAGAGACCTGTGTACGCGTACTGCTGCAGGGGATCGTGCCCGACCAGGCTCGGCTGCTTGTCCGGACGGAAAGTCAGGTACGCGCCCGCCGTTCGCAACATGTTGTGGACGTTCTTCGGCGTCACGGGGAAGAGCGCCGGCAATCGCTCGAACTGGTTGCCGGCGAAGAGCCAGTAGACGCGCACGATGCCGGCCATGATGAGCACTGCCGCCGCCGTGAAGTGGATGAAGCGCACGCGGCCCATGAGGAAGTGGGCACTCGCCTCTCCCGAGGTCATGAAGTACGGGCGACCGATGTAGAACCCAGTAACGATCAGCACGACGACGCACGCTGCCGCGATCCAGTGGGTGGCACGAATCGGCGCGCTCCACAGATAAACCCAGGTGAAGTTGCCTCGCTCGCGGGAAAGGGGGCGCCCAAGGCCGAACAAATTGATGCGCCGCCGCCCCGTTGCTGCTCCTCCGGGGGCGGTCATTGCACCTTCACCTCCACGACCTCCCTGCCCTCGGCGTCGAGGACGTGGACGCCGCACGCCATGCACGGATCGAAGGAATGAATGGTCCGCAGGATCTCGAGCGGCCGTTCGGGGTCCACGAGCGGGTGGTTGTCCGCCAGCGACGCCTCATACGGACCGGCCTGTCCCTGCGCGTCACGCGGCGAGCAGTTCCATGTGGATGGCACGACGCATTGATAGCGCGCGATTTTACCGTCTGCGATTTGCACCCAGTGACCGAGTGCTCCGCGCGGTGCGTCGAGATAACCGTAGCCTTCGGCCTTCGCCGGCCACGACTTCGGCTCCCACTTCTCCTTCGTGAACGTGGCCGGGTCGCCGTCGCGAATGCGGCCGTTGAGCTCCGAGAGCCACTGTTCCATCTTGCGCGCGAGCAGAACCGTTTCAATGCCGCGCGCGGCGGTCCGTCCGAGTGTGGAGAAGAGAACCTCGGGACCGACCTTGAGCTTTCCGAGGGCCTCGAGGACGAGTTCGCGCACGTCGCGATGGCCGCTCGCGAACGCGACGAGCATCCGGGCAAGCGGCCCCACCTGCATCGCCCGCCCGTCGTACCGCGGCGACTTCATCCACGTGTACTTGGTCTCGTCCTGCAGGTATGTCCACGGCGGCTTGGGGCCGGTGTATTTCGGACTCGTTTCCCCTTCGTAGGGATGCAGCCCAACCGCGTCCCCCTTCTCATACTCGTACCAGGAGCTGTGGATGTACTCACGGATTTTCTGCGGGTCGTACTCGTGAACCCTGGTGAGATCCTTGTCGAGGATGATCCCGCGCGGAAAGTAGAGCGTGTCCAGGTCCCGCACGTCACCTTCGGGAAACTCCCCGCAGGCGAGGAAGTTGGGCGTGCCACCGCCAATCGCGCCCCATTCCTTGTAGAAGCCGGCGATGGCGACGAGGTCGGGCCAGTACACCTGCTCGACGAAGGCCCGCGCCCGCGTGATCATGCCGGTAAGGTCCGTGATGCGCTCGGCGTTGATGGTCGCCGGATGGTCCAGGTTGATCGCCGACGCCATGCCGCCCACCAGGAAGTTCGGATGCGGGTTCTTGCCGCCGAACACGGTGTGGAGGCGAATCACGTCGCGCTGCCAGTCGAGCGCCTCGAGGTAGTGCGACACCGCGAGCAGGTTGACCTCGGGTGGCAGCTTGTACGCTGGGTGGCCCCAGTAGCCGTTCGTGAAGATGCCGAGCTGGCCGGTGCCGACGAACTTCTTGAGGCGGACCTGCACGGCGCGCAGCTCCGCCTCTCCATTGTTGGGCCACGGCGACAGGGATTGCCCGATCTTCGCCGCGGCGGCAGGGTCGGCCGAGAGCGCGCTCACCACGTCCACCCAGTCGAGCGCGTGCAGGTGGTAGAAGTGGATGACGTGATCCTGGATGAACTGCATCCCGGTCACGAGGTTCCGGATGGTGTTCGCGTTCGCGGGGATCTTGATGTTCAGGGCGTCCTCCACGGCGCGGCAGCTCGCCACGGCGTGGACGGCGGTGCACACACCGCAA harbors:
- the hypF gene encoding carbamoyltransferase HypF, which produces MVRLPARFRSPGQHVRMTAAPTITARLLRVTGVVQGVGFRPFVYRLAARHALAGWVRNVAGTVEIHVEGGSEELDVFQQELRTEAPPVARINSLELAPAEPAGAHDFRIVESADAEGIRPVTPDLAICAECEAELFDTADRRFRHPFITCTNCGPRYTVIRSLPYDRERTSMAVFPRCDECDTEYRTPADRRHHAETVACHECGPRVWLARADGIALLEGDAAIRDAATQLRIGWIIAIRGVGGFHLACDATDDFAVRRLRERKQRDAKPFAVMVRTIAEARALGAVSAQEARLLGGPERPVVLLERAARSRLAPSVSPQLDRVGVMIAYTPLHHLLLEAVGRPLVMTSGNLSDEPIAIGNAEARIRLRDIADLFLLHDREILSRIDDSVARVVDGVPVLLRRARGYAPLTLRLPVPSPRPLLAVGPHLKNTFTLVRGSAAHVSPHIGDLDSIESLEHFRAALARYEQLFRIAPEVAVRDLHPGYFSTRLAEDLGLSRTIAVQHHHAHIAAVAAEHGVTTPVVGLAFDGTGLGDDGHVWGAETLVADLNGYRRAAHLRYVPLPGGDLAAREPWRVALGYLSLEPGVADAFELAFRGIKPDHRATAGRQIERRLNAPLASSMGRLFDAASAILGLRQRASYEGQAAMELESLAGAQPAEPLTFPVRETGDSLMLDPIPLLAALGEQRQRGVDAGLLAARFHESVASAAAEVAVAVADGAGIDIVALGGGSFQNARLLSGVRRRLEARGLCVLVPRQLGPNDGAISFGQAAVAASLLARGD
- the hypB gene encoding hydrogenase nickel incorporation protein HypB, whose protein sequence is MAVRTIEVRERVMARNNEIAAEVRLRLAGHGVTAINLVSSPGAGKTTLLERTLGALGEELDIAVITGDVQTQNDADRLAVHTPRLVSAVVTGGACHLDALQVLTAIDAIELERTRLLFIENVGNLVCPANWDLGEKEMIVLFAVTEGEDKPLKYPKMFENARRVVMTKTDLLPHVPFDMDRAVANALSVNPELEVLRVSALTGQGLGEWFDFLRDSARPVSTSG
- a CDS encoding HyaD/HybD family hydrogenase maturation endopeptidase, whose amino-acid sequence is MSGSAVIGLGNPLMGDDGFGLVALARLRDEWTLEGVELADGGTWGMSLLPLIEDAERLVLLDAIAAGATPGEVVVLERDRLPIYLTRKLSPHQVDLRDVLAVAEWRGKLPAETVAIGVQPQSVQMGLELSPAVDRAVETAVGVVIARLVQWGHRCEPREPAASCMR
- the cybH gene encoding Ni/Fe-hydrogenase, b-type cytochrome subunit, producing MTAPGGAATGRRRINLFGLGRPLSRERGNFTWVYLWSAPIRATHWIAAACVVVLIVTGFYIGRPYFMTSGEASAHFLMGRVRFIHFTAAAVLIMAGIVRVYWLFAGNQFERLPALFPVTPKNVHNMLRTAGAYLTFRPDKQPSLVGHDPLQQYAYTGLYFMALVMVVTGSTMYGQSNPGGIIFRAFAWVPLLLGGLQRVRLLHHVLAWAFIIYVVIHVYFTIRSDYVERVGRVSSIITGGRYISTDEPYEDYDINQVPAHQWPTPEHPNPKKEA
- a CDS encoding nickel-dependent hydrogenase large subunit, with the translated sequence MARTRVVVDPITRIEGHLRIEAQSENGKIAKAWASSTQFRGIEIIMQGRDPRDAWAFTQRICGVCTAVHAVASCRAVEDALNIKIPANANTIRNLVTGMQFIQDHVIHFYHLHALDWVDVVSALSADPAAAAKIGQSLSPWPNNGEAELRAVQVRLKKFVGTGQLGIFTNGYWGHPAYKLPPEVNLLAVSHYLEALDWQRDVIRLHTVFGGKNPHPNFLVGGMASAINLDHPATINAERITDLTGMITRARAFVEQVYWPDLVAIAGFYKEWGAIGGGTPNFLACGEFPEGDVRDLDTLYFPRGIILDKDLTRVHEYDPQKIREYIHSSWYEYEKGDAVGLHPYEGETSPKYTGPKPPWTYLQDETKYTWMKSPRYDGRAMQVGPLARMLVAFASGHRDVRELVLEALGKLKVGPEVLFSTLGRTAARGIETVLLARKMEQWLSELNGRIRDGDPATFTKEKWEPKSWPAKAEGYGYLDAPRGALGHWVQIADGKIARYQCVVPSTWNCSPRDAQGQAGPYEASLADNHPLVDPERPLEILRTIHSFDPCMACGVHVLDAEGREVVEVKVQ